The following coding sequences lie in one Patescibacteria group bacterium genomic window:
- a CDS encoding glycine zipper family protein gives MEKKYNKNILESVVKRTAGLTVDLFNRALERHEITGDVDKDSLVDFAHEHGLEAGEIDQALQEVSEQLDIEASSVARHEHESKRKETKLFDVRNQVSLRWHSMLETFGKGKIAERAEKQRHDRLQNNDYIAGLIEAALERASIRRRFKQYSEIGGNNFVGLLKQYQKNEITRADLERQADFNDGVDVIVERLDIPQPFKIDGVAIEMTPQNEKMIKNHLRFVLQAEVIQLAQLGEMKVMETGAYHVTDKRNARTWATVASKVLGSGTLWGIGVRGVGRMAIGGSIVGASLASNPVGWGVIGAAIGTGAVAGAASQWAQYKFVRRQQRKMDLATGMTREQVGGLEVTKSAQEINTHLLNLVREIKTLTQAMTREKSSELMGKVQDLYQIIIETDCRLLQSQIGGQDLVSFGLENRLQASLDLLENLKEATLVVRDTQAKHLPNIDLSHIAHDAKQVVDTIQRNLESALSRGEGKRMLLGGVLGGTMAGISATAMDYISSWLTVHHVNVPVETPPPVEQPPTLVANLNPNLPDTITFQGHQVSLLMDNDGNMAIYNTDSGAVDLTHPLTDPIDTTPYAADHQLHVDTQPNGNIIILTEHNEPVAIYDIDVDATTTVSHEIDPNSEAGRLLAQISDPAYIEQTESWRQQRLDLLMEAYSSGRLSSNESSELVAARLERATRHMLMETTTYHGNKDQALNEAFSEDVTVIQHQDLPWIKGPSSHVARRWIDVVTALRKVEPTEQTVETLKVKLIDQTPPPQPVVPQPPVVTEQTNQAIIKATQAAAALAGLALDQYIAPVRSHGGQPAPHEAPLNRLEEFKFVPAKEAPEEVAPTVVVAPPRVIIPPLPRPEPPKPAPAPEEASTVEPSDEEVQRKESAELENTIKYPDLAAYIVEEVHKQIPADDRSVAIDLLVADWNDKFPSGMGGLSNGAIEQTLGITLGNIPTIINGIVSRMKAAVRDPAKVSDIIHIVDRSKLDELDELMAPPDTKPKPPTPTLVPIPQPEEVIADQVVLPEPIPVVLPPAAEVAATELAATVVVPTEAKPTPASAEEIDKQRNILESVFKSKELAGVIVDGIKHLPAASFTQAVKALNGNWLRLKHAEPFLAHLDEIETLQVLGLDPLEVKISATGLIANIISNAPNIITLVDTPKRLEWKITDKSKKIKEKFGDKFRTGLQNYVIEQSLYGVRVVEILAAFNQQTQNWKGTRPELLKKLGCFDEAGTYDESKAEVVFGKIVRGESIE, from the coding sequence GTGGAGAAAAAGTATAATAAAAATATTCTAGAATCTGTTGTTAAACGAACTGCCGGTTTAACGGTGGATTTGTTTAATCGCGCCTTAGAGAGACACGAAATAACTGGAGATGTTGATAAAGATAGCTTAGTAGACTTTGCCCATGAGCATGGTTTGGAAGCAGGTGAAATTGATCAGGCCTTACAGGAAGTATCCGAACAATTGGATATCGAGGCTAGCAGCGTGGCTCGGCATGAGCATGAAAGTAAACGTAAAGAAACCAAATTGTTTGATGTGCGTAACCAGGTTAGTTTACGCTGGCACAGTATGTTGGAAACGTTTGGTAAAGGTAAGATTGCCGAACGAGCTGAAAAACAACGCCACGATCGCCTACAAAATAATGATTATATTGCCGGCCTCATCGAGGCGGCTTTAGAACGAGCTTCAATTCGGCGTCGGTTTAAACAATATTCTGAAATTGGTGGCAATAATTTTGTTGGTCTTCTCAAGCAATATCAAAAAAATGAAATCACCCGGGCGGATTTGGAAAGACAAGCTGATTTTAATGACGGCGTTGATGTCATTGTGGAACGATTAGATATACCACAACCATTTAAAATTGATGGTGTAGCCATTGAGATGACACCGCAAAATGAAAAGATGATCAAGAATCACCTGCGGTTTGTTTTACAAGCCGAAGTAATTCAATTAGCTCAATTAGGCGAGATGAAGGTCATGGAAACCGGCGCTTATCATGTCACCGATAAACGTAATGCGCGCACGTGGGCAACAGTGGCCTCAAAAGTACTTGGGTCTGGCACGCTGTGGGGTATAGGTGTACGTGGCGTGGGTCGCATGGCGATTGGCGGCTCGATTGTGGGCGCAAGTTTAGCCAGTAACCCGGTGGGTTGGGGCGTAATTGGTGCGGCGATTGGTACCGGTGCTGTAGCTGGTGCCGCCTCACAATGGGCGCAATATAAATTCGTGCGCCGCCAACAACGCAAGATGGATTTAGCCACCGGTATGACACGTGAGCAAGTGGGTGGTTTAGAAGTTACTAAAAGTGCTCAGGAAATAAATACACACTTACTTAACCTTGTTCGAGAAATAAAGACGTTAACTCAAGCAATGACAAGGGAAAAATCTTCAGAGTTAATGGGTAAAGTGCAAGATTTATATCAAATTATTATCGAGACTGACTGTCGTTTATTACAATCACAAATTGGGGGACAAGATTTAGTGTCATTTGGTTTAGAAAATAGGTTACAAGCCAGTTTGGATTTATTAGAAAATCTAAAAGAAGCCACTTTGGTAGTCCGTGATACTCAAGCTAAACATTTACCAAATATTGATTTATCCCATATTGCGCATGATGCCAAACAAGTGGTGGACACCATTCAGAGAAATTTAGAATCGGCTTTGTCGCGTGGTGAAGGGAAACGTATGTTATTAGGTGGTGTATTAGGTGGCACCATGGCCGGAATATCGGCTACTGCCATGGATTACATTTCCAGTTGGTTAACGGTTCACCATGTTAATGTACCGGTTGAAACACCACCGCCAGTTGAACAGCCTCCAACCTTGGTCGCTAACCTAAATCCTAATTTACCGGATACGATAACTTTTCAGGGTCATCAAGTGTCTTTGCTCATGGATAATGACGGTAATATGGCTATTTATAATACTGATAGTGGAGCTGTTGATCTAACACATCCATTAACTGATCCAATCGATACAACTCCGTATGCGGCTGATCATCAGTTGCATGTTGATACTCAACCAAACGGAAACATTATTATATTGACTGAACATAATGAACCAGTAGCGATTTATGATATCGATGTCGATGCTACCACAACAGTGAGCCATGAGATTGATCCAAACAGTGAGGCCGGTAGATTGTTAGCGCAGATTAGTGATCCCGCTTATATCGAGCAAACTGAAAGCTGGCGCCAGCAACGGTTAGACTTGTTAATGGAAGCCTATTCTTCCGGTCGATTATCTAGTAATGAATCATCCGAATTAGTGGCCGCGCGTTTAGAACGAGCCACGCGGCACATGTTGATGGAAACAACTACATATCACGGTAATAAAGATCAGGCATTAAATGAGGCTTTTTCTGAAGATGTAACTGTCATTCAACACCAAGATTTACCCTGGATAAAAGGCCCTAGTAGCCACGTTGCCAGACGCTGGATCGATGTTGTGACCGCTCTACGTAAAGTTGAACCAACTGAACAGACTGTTGAAACTCTCAAAGTGAAATTAATTGATCAAACCCCGCCACCACAACCAGTAGTACCGCAACCACCAGTTGTCACTGAACAAACCAACCAGGCCATCATTAAAGCCACCCAAGCCGCCGCCGCTTTGGCCGGTTTGGCCTTAGATCAATATATTGCCCCGGTTCGTTCCCACGGTGGTCAGCCCGCGCCACATGAGGCGCCTCTAAACAGATTAGAAGAGTTTAAATTTGTACCGGCGAAGGAAGCACCTGAAGAAGTTGCCCCGACCGTGGTAGTGGCACCACCCCGAGTAATTATTCCACCACTGCCACGACCAGAACCTCCAAAACCTGCGCCCGCACCGGAAGAGGCATCAACAGTAGAACCATCCGATGAAGAAGTACAACGCAAAGAAAGTGCTGAATTAGAAAACACTATTAAATATCCTGATTTGGCTGCATACATTGTTGAAGAAGTTCATAAACAAATACCGGCTGATGATAGAAGTGTGGCGATAGATTTGTTAGTGGCCGATTGGAATGATAAATTTCCAAGTGGCATGGGAGGACTTTCTAATGGTGCTATAGAACAAACTCTTGGAATAACTCTCGGTAATATTCCCACTATAATTAATGGAATTGTTAGTCGGATGAAGGCAGCCGTGCGTGATCCAGCAAAAGTTAGTGATATTATTCATATAGTTGATAGATCAAAATTGGACGAGTTAGATGAATTAATGGCACCCCCTGATACCAAACCAAAACCTCCAACACCTACACTAGTACCAATCCCTCAACCAGAAGAGGTAATAGCTGATCAAGTTGTCTTGCCAGAACCAATTCCCGTAGTGCTTCCTCCAGCTGCAGAAGTTGCCGCTACCGAACTGGCTGCTACCGTAGTAGTACCAACTGAAGCAAAACCAACTCCAGCTTCAGCGGAGGAAATAGACAAACAACGTAATATACTGGAGAGTGTTTTTAAGTCAAAAGAATTGGCTGGTGTAATAGTCGATGGTATCAAACATTTACCAGCGGCTAGTTTCACACAAGCCGTAAAAGCTTTAAATGGTAATTGGCTTAGATTAAAACATGCTGAACCTTTTTTAGCGCATTTGGATGAAATAGAAACACTACAAGTTTTGGGTTTAGATCCGCTTGAAGTCAAGATCAGTGCGACCGGTTTGATAGCGAATATTATATCGAATGCCCCTAACATTATTACCTTAGTGGATACACCAAAAAGGTTAGAATGGAAAATAACTGATAAATCAAAAAAAATTAAAGAGAAATTTGGTGATAAGTTTAGAACTGGTTTACAAAATTATGTTATTGAACAATCTCTTTATGGGGTAAGAGTAGTAGAAATTTTAGCCGCGTTTAATCAACAAACCCAAAATTGGAAGGGTACAAGACCGGAATTATTAAAAAAATTAGGTTGTTTTGATGAGGCTGGTACATACGATGAAAGTAAGGCCGAAGTGGTGTTTGGTAAGATTGTAAGAGGGGAGAGTATTGAATAA
- a CDS encoding DEAD/DEAH box helicase: MPHFRTLTEIAFELSRRFPPLLAKGPVFFLAQSDKEVLQLQQLCRYFYSEFPDDTIVSQVFLDEHTLTQADYNKRILHLAPKQTILLSDLIHQLHLMGFERLPRAVSPRTFAVRGNIVDIVDQIAVRVEFDGNTIIQLSSLDVFTQQAGGKIYQIDFYPKAYSAHLPLWTESDLQYEYITPKFYHKRFALLKQDAGTFLTVQVATCQPEQLVSLLPQATITTPNVALDGFIYPKDHWLFLTDAHIFGQEETLATFVKPLDISSLELGDYVVHIDHGIGIFEGQVNIDGTDYLKLKYLGNDKLFVPLEAANRVEKYLGQAQPKLTKLSGTQWETLVHRVQDDVRHTARELLELHAQRDAAIASVVPSTVLPIEADCAADVDFILTADQDQAIVDVLTDLANDKPMDRLLCGDVGFGKTEVALRAALHVVLAGGGQVALLAPTTVLADQHWHTFHNRLDKYGVRVACLSRLQTAAEIRHTVKAIQAGQVDIVIGTHRLLSSDINFPKLFFVVIDEEQRFGVLHKERLKALRASAHVLTMTATPIPRTLNLAMSGLRDISVLNTAPPQRLSIQTVINEFSPELERQAIAQELDRSGQVYIVHNDLSTIYAREAFVSQHFPNHIVAVAHGQLPASQLIRTMEQFYSGRIHVLIASTIIENGLDISNANTLIIEHAEDFGLAQLYQLRGRIGRSHIQGYAYLLYTKQHLTKQGQNRLRALHQIKGLGGGFELAMKDLEIRGVGDILGKKQHGHVQQIGLNLYTRLLHQAVLQLEQLE, translated from the coding sequence GTGCCGCACTTTAGAACACTGACTGAAATTGCCTTTGAATTGTCGCGCCGTTTCCCCCCATTATTGGCTAAAGGGCCGGTGTTTTTTTTAGCTCAATCCGATAAAGAAGTATTGCAACTGCAACAATTGTGTCGGTATTTTTATAGCGAATTCCCTGATGACACCATAGTCTCTCAAGTGTTTTTAGATGAGCACACCTTAACCCAAGCCGATTACAATAAACGTATTCTGCACTTAGCACCAAAGCAAACAATTTTATTATCTGATTTAATTCACCAATTACATCTGATGGGGTTTGAACGTTTACCCCGGGCTGTGTCACCGCGCACATTTGCCGTGCGCGGTAATATTGTGGATATTGTTGATCAGATAGCGGTACGGGTAGAATTTGATGGTAACACTATTATACAGTTATCTAGCTTGGATGTTTTTACACAACAAGCCGGTGGTAAGATTTATCAAATTGATTTTTATCCTAAAGCTTATTCTGCCCACTTACCATTATGGACAGAAAGTGATCTACAATATGAATATATTACCCCGAAGTTTTACCATAAACGCTTTGCTTTATTAAAGCAGGATGCCGGCACATTTTTAACCGTGCAAGTCGCCACGTGCCAACCAGAACAATTAGTATCACTTCTACCTCAGGCCACTATTACTACACCAAATGTAGCACTAGATGGGTTTATTTATCCGAAAGACCATTGGTTGTTTTTAACCGATGCACATATTTTTGGTCAAGAAGAAACTTTAGCCACGTTTGTTAAACCATTGGATATTAGCTCGCTTGAATTAGGTGATTACGTGGTGCATATTGATCATGGGATTGGTATTTTTGAAGGTCAAGTTAATATCGATGGCACTGATTATCTTAAATTAAAATATTTAGGTAATGATAAATTATTTGTCCCCTTAGAAGCGGCTAATCGCGTGGAAAAATATTTAGGCCAAGCCCAACCGAAACTAACAAAATTATCCGGCACGCAATGGGAAACCTTAGTGCATCGCGTGCAAGATGATGTCCGTCATACCGCCCGTGAGTTATTAGAACTACATGCCCAACGCGATGCGGCTATCGCCAGTGTGGTACCGAGCACAGTTTTGCCAATTGAAGCCGATTGTGCGGCGGATGTGGATTTCATTTTAACTGCCGATCAAGATCAAGCGATAGTTGATGTATTAACAGATTTGGCTAATGACAAACCGATGGATCGTTTGCTATGTGGTGATGTTGGTTTTGGCAAAACGGAAGTGGCCTTACGCGCTGCCCTGCATGTGGTATTAGCCGGTGGTGGCCAAGTGGCCTTGCTGGCGCCAACCACCGTGTTAGCCGATCAACATTGGCACACGTTTCATAATCGCCTCGATAAATATGGAGTGAGAGTGGCTTGTTTATCTCGTTTACAAACTGCCGCGGAAATTAGACACACTGTTAAAGCCATTCAAGCTGGCCAAGTTGACATTGTAATTGGGACACATCGCTTATTATCCAGTGATATTAACTTTCCAAAATTATTCTTTGTAGTAATTGATGAAGAACAACGCTTTGGTGTGTTGCATAAAGAGCGTCTCAAAGCCCTGCGCGCTTCAGCTCATGTCTTAACTATGACAGCCACACCGATCCCCCGCACGCTCAATTTGGCCATGTCTGGTTTGCGCGATATTTCCGTGCTCAATACTGCCCCACCCCAACGCCTGAGTATTCAAACTGTCATCAATGAATTTTCTCCGGAATTAGAAAGGCAAGCTATTGCGCAAGAGTTAGACCGCTCTGGCCAAGTGTATATTGTGCACAATGATCTCAGTACCATTTATGCCCGTGAGGCGTTTGTGAGCCAGCATTTTCCTAATCACATTGTGGCCGTGGCGCATGGCCAATTGCCGGCTAGCCAACTAATTCGCACGATGGAACAGTTTTATAGTGGACGGATTCATGTTTTAATTGCCTCAACCATTATTGAAAATGGTTTGGATATTTCTAATGCTAATACTTTAATTATTGAACACGCGGAAGATTTTGGTTTGGCTCAATTATATCAATTGCGTGGCCGAATTGGACGCAGCCATATTCAAGGTTATGCTTATCTGCTCTACACCAAACAACATCTCACCAAACAGGGGCAAAATCGTTTGCGCGCGCTGCATCAAATAAAAGGTTTGGGCGGTGGTTTTGAATTAGCCATGAAAGATTTAGAAATCCGGGGAGTGGGTGATATTTTAGGTAAAAAACAACACGGTCATGTGCAACAAATCGGTTTAAATTTATATACCCGGTTATTACACCAAGCGGTACTACAATTAGAACAATTAGAATGA
- a CDS encoding mechanosensitive ion channel domain-containing protein, with product MTDHIWRIIIILTLWLATLYVVTHFSKKFLTLVLTKKNVLSQQRATTLSGVVSQLLRITIVLIFGMMLLSEFGIPVIPVFAGAGVLGVIIGFGAQSVIKDVLAGLFVVYENNYTKGELVKLGEITGVVEDVSLRITILRDQSDVVHYIPNGSITVISNYSRTNKPGKSV from the coding sequence ATGACTGATCATATTTGGCGGATTATCATTATTTTAACATTGTGGTTGGCCACTTTGTATGTAGTCACTCATTTTAGTAAGAAATTTTTAACTCTAGTCTTAACCAAAAAAAATGTTTTATCACAGCAACGAGCGACTACTCTAAGTGGAGTGGTGTCACAATTGTTGCGCATCACCATAGTATTGATCTTTGGTATGATGTTGCTCTCTGAGTTTGGGATACCGGTTATTCCAGTATTTGCCGGCGCCGGAGTTTTAGGAGTAATTATTGGTTTTGGCGCACAGTCGGTAATCAAAGATGTATTAGCTGGCTTATTTGTGGTGTATGAGAATAATTATACCAAAGGTGAGTTAGTAAAATTGGGTGAGATCACCGGCGTAGTCGAAGATGTCTCTCTGCGTATAACCATTTTACGCGACCAGTCTGACGTGGTGCACTATATTCCGAATGGTTCTATTACTGTGATATCTAATTATTCCAGAACTAATAAACCGGGTAAATCTGTCTAA
- a CDS encoding alpha/beta hydrolase, with amino-acid sequence MRNRWIGLYSVGVVVVVIGGVLGFVWWKNGFDEYMPVSGNVVNVTLVPEETVNLPARYYASAGVVGRRGVILLHQNNSNQNSWNRLAAELQERDFEVMTFDFRTTTDYNLLVNDAAEAVKYLRDIKADMPIAVVGAGLGANVAMRLVDQDTALTAVALISPQYNYSGVKITRANQRFVRPVYYLVSQSDAVSLAATQGLYDKSRSITKTLRIVTEASGRGTKLLRHAPKLRAGLIDWLTTVL; translated from the coding sequence ATGAGAAACAGGTGGATTGGGCTTTATAGTGTTGGCGTGGTCGTTGTCGTGATCGGCGGAGTACTTGGGTTTGTCTGGTGGAAAAATGGGTTTGATGAATATATGCCAGTCAGCGGTAATGTCGTTAATGTTACGTTGGTGCCGGAAGAAACAGTTAATTTGCCGGCTCGGTATTATGCGTCAGCCGGTGTGGTGGGGCGACGTGGAGTGATCTTGTTGCACCAAAATAATAGTAACCAGAATTCATGGAACCGGTTAGCGGCTGAATTACAAGAGCGCGATTTTGAAGTGATGACGTTTGATTTTCGCACCACCACGGATTACAACTTGTTAGTGAATGATGCCGCCGAAGCCGTAAAATATCTCCGCGATATTAAGGCCGACATGCCGATTGCTGTGGTGGGAGCCGGTTTGGGAGCGAATGTGGCGATGCGGCTAGTAGATCAAGATACAGCTTTAACTGCCGTGGCACTGATTTCACCGCAATATAATTATAGTGGTGTAAAAATTACGCGCGCCAATCAACGGTTTGTGCGGCCGGTCTATTATCTTGTTAGTCAATCTGATGCCGTCAGTTTAGCTGCTACCCAAGGCCTATATGATAAAAGTCGTTCCATTACTAAAACTTTACGCATTGTCACAGAAGCCAGTGGGCGAGGGACAAAATTATTACGCCATGCTCCAAAGCTTCGCGCCGGTTTAATTGATTGGTTAACGACTGTATTATGA
- the dprA gene encoding DNA-processing protein DprA, whose product MVISSQDLPPLLREIPHPPHLLYSIGDAATLYQPAIAIVGSRAMTPYGAAVCEQITAACVRAGLVIVSGLATGIDAVAHQTALQHHGQTIAVLGSGLNDSVMFPSAHRQLADRIISNHGLLLSEYTEKTVAKRHHFIARNRLLAGLCLATVVIEAAERSGAINTAHHALESNRLVFAVPGSIFSSRSIGTHNLIKQGAILVNTPADILSELNYVSPATHPNLTNISTLQNTILQHLSGGAIHLELLAQQVDCDIATLQQNLTDLEIKGIVRKNLWSMYEISHS is encoded by the coding sequence ATGGTAATTTCATCCCAAGATCTCCCCCCGTTGTTGCGAGAAATCCCCCATCCGCCACACTTATTATATAGCATCGGTGATGCGGCCACCTTATATCAGCCGGCCATTGCCATTGTGGGTAGTCGCGCCATGACACCGTATGGTGCAGCCGTTTGCGAGCAAATCACAGCCGCGTGTGTCCGGGCTGGTTTAGTCATTGTTAGCGGTTTAGCCACTGGTATCGATGCCGTGGCTCACCAAACTGCTTTACAACACCATGGCCAAACTATTGCGGTGCTTGGTTCCGGTTTAAATGATTCTGTCATGTTTCCAAGTGCCCATCGTCAACTCGCCGATAGAATAATATCTAATCATGGTTTGTTACTATCTGAATATACAGAAAAAACTGTGGCTAAACGTCATCATTTTATTGCCCGAAACCGCCTCTTGGCTGGTTTGTGTTTAGCTACTGTGGTGATAGAAGCCGCTGAACGATCGGGCGCCATCAACACCGCGCATCATGCTTTAGAATCTAACCGTTTAGTCTTTGCTGTACCCGGTTCAATTTTTAGTAGTCGCTCAATTGGCACACATAATTTAATCAAACAGGGTGCCATTTTAGTAAACACGCCAGCTGATATTTTATCTGAATTGAATTACGTCTCACCGGCCACTCACCCAAACTTAACAAATATTTCTACTCTGCAAAACACTATTTTACAACACTTGTCTGGTGGTGCCATACATTTGGAATTATTGGCTCAACAGGTAGATTGTGATATTGCGACTTTGCAACAAAACTTGACAGATTTAGAAATAAAAGGAATAGTACGGAAGAATCTTTGGTCAATGTATGAAATTAGTCATAGTTGA
- the topA gene encoding type I DNA topoisomerase — translation MKLVIVESPTKAKTIKKFLPSGYVVESSLGHIRDLPKSASDIPAQYKTAKWSRLGIDVEHDFAPLYIIPSDKKKHIAVLRKLVKEADELFLATDEDREGEAISWHLLGVLQPKVPVKRMVFHEITKDAILAALEHPRSVDMNLVSAQETRRILDRLYGYEISPILWRKVAPKLSAGRVQSAALHLVVEREKARMAFRSSAYYDVTVNYDRFTGKITKVGDKRVAGTKDFDNTTGELLAKAKSDVVVLDVVSGQALADRVAPQTWQVSDVQQKPLTLTPKPPFITSTLQQDAGRKLSWPAGKTMRVAQRLYEQGYITYMRTDSVNLSGEAISAARQKITSLYGEPYLPDAPRQYRSKKSAQEAHEAIRPAGKDMRTADEIGLNDEEGRLYDLIWKRTVASQMADAKLQQTSVQLTYTDVIAQASGRTIQFAGFIKVYNESSDDTSSEAEVVLPNLQTGEPVQSISAENLEHHTKPPARYTEASLIKQLESDAIGRPSTYATIIDTIQNRGYVYKQGGALVPRFVAFAVDALLSQNFPNVVNTAYTAAMEDDLDHIAEGTVTSLPYLKKFYFGDKTEAGLKNMLQVEIDPRKTCTIPIGHDAAGHAINVRVGRFGPFVERVLTTGEDTASIPDTIAPDELTIAQAVEFIEKRSTGPTPLGTDPVSGKPVYVLDGRFGPYVQLGDRERIAEKMKEDEDAEKKTGEKKKKRIKKEKTIKPKMKGLLPGMKIPDVTLDVALQLLELPKVLGVYESSGEKIVADNGRFGPYIRCGVETRSLSPEDNILTLTFERACEMLATPKVKGRRTTVLKIIGDHPTLKAPMQLCNGKYGPYLKCGKVNAAIPKGQDPMTITLDQAAALITARKK, via the coding sequence ATGAAATTAGTCATAGTTGAAAGCCCTACAAAAGCAAAAACGATTAAGAAATTCCTCCCGAGTGGGTATGTTGTTGAATCAAGCTTAGGTCACATCCGCGATTTACCAAAATCAGCCAGCGATATCCCTGCGCAATACAAAACCGCTAAATGGTCTCGTTTAGGAATTGATGTGGAACATGATTTTGCACCACTCTATATCATACCGAGTGATAAAAAAAAGCATATTGCGGTTTTACGAAAATTAGTTAAAGAGGCCGATGAACTGTTTCTCGCGACTGATGAAGACCGCGAAGGAGAAGCTATTAGCTGGCATTTACTGGGAGTGTTACAACCTAAGGTGCCGGTGAAACGCATGGTGTTTCATGAAATTACTAAAGACGCGATTCTAGCCGCCCTGGAACATCCGCGTAGTGTAGATATGAATTTGGTGTCAGCTCAAGAAACGCGCCGGATTTTGGATCGTTTATATGGTTATGAAATCTCGCCCATCTTGTGGCGTAAAGTTGCTCCAAAATTATCGGCCGGACGTGTGCAAAGTGCCGCTCTACATTTAGTGGTGGAACGTGAAAAAGCCCGTATGGCCTTTCGTAGTTCAGCTTACTATGATGTGACAGTAAATTACGATCGCTTCACTGGAAAAATTACAAAGGTTGGTGATAAGAGAGTCGCTGGTACTAAAGACTTTGATAACACCACTGGTGAATTGTTAGCTAAAGCAAAGTCAGATGTGGTGGTATTAGATGTGGTATCTGGCCAAGCTCTCGCCGATCGAGTGGCTCCACAAACTTGGCAAGTGAGTGATGTTCAACAAAAACCGCTCACTCTCACACCTAAGCCACCATTTATCACTAGTACCTTGCAACAAGATGCTGGCCGTAAACTCAGTTGGCCGGCTGGTAAAACCATGCGCGTGGCTCAACGTTTGTATGAACAAGGTTATATTACTTACATGCGTACCGACTCGGTTAATTTATCTGGTGAAGCCATTTCAGCCGCTCGGCAAAAAATAACTAGTCTCTATGGTGAACCATATTTACCAGATGCTCCCCGCCAATATCGCAGTAAAAAATCCGCCCAAGAAGCGCACGAAGCCATTCGTCCAGCCGGTAAAGATATGCGCACCGCTGATGAGATTGGTTTGAATGATGAAGAAGGCCGTTTATATGACTTAATTTGGAAACGAACTGTTGCTTCACAAATGGCCGATGCGAAACTGCAACAAACTTCCGTCCAGTTAACCTACACCGATGTGATAGCTCAAGCCAGTGGCCGCACTATTCAGTTCGCCGGTTTTATTAAAGTCTATAATGAAAGTAGTGATGATACATCTAGTGAGGCTGAGGTAGTGTTGCCTAATTTACAAACGGGTGAACCGGTTCAATCGATCAGTGCGGAAAATTTGGAACATCATACCAAACCACCGGCTCGTTATACCGAAGCATCGCTAATTAAACAATTAGAAAGTGACGCAATTGGTCGCCCGAGTACCTATGCCACGATTATTGATACGATTCAAAATCGCGGCTATGTTTATAAACAAGGTGGCGCTTTAGTCCCGCGGTTTGTGGCGTTTGCAGTGGATGCCTTATTGAGTCAAAACTTCCCCAATGTCGTTAACACTGCTTACACCGCCGCTATGGAAGACGATTTAGATCACATCGCCGAAGGAACTGTCACCTCTCTCCCCTATTTAAAAAAATTCTACTTTGGAGATAAGACCGAAGCTGGTTTAAAAAACATGCTCCAGGTTGAAATTGATCCACGCAAAACCTGCACGATTCCAATTGGCCACGATGCCGCCGGACATGCTATAAACGTTCGGGTGGGTCGGTTTGGTCCATTTGTTGAACGTGTCCTTACCACCGGTGAAGACACCGCCAGTATTCCTGATACGATTGCGCCGGACGAATTAACCATCGCCCAAGCAGTTGAGTTTATCGAAAAACGATCAACCGGTCCCACTCCATTAGGCACAGACCCAGTGTCCGGAAAACCCGTGTATGTTCTGGATGGCCGCTTTGGACCATACGTGCAATTGGGTGATCGAGAAAGGATCGCTGAAAAGATGAAGGAAGATGAAGACGCTGAAAAGAAAACGGGCGAAAAGAAAAAAAAGAGAATAAAGAAAGAAAAGACCATTAAACCTAAAATGAAAGGGTTATTGCCGGGTATGAAAATACCAGATGTGACTTTAGATGTGGCTTTACAATTATTGGAGTTACCAAAAGTGTTGGGTGTTTATGAATCATCCGGCGAAAAAATTGTCGCTGATAATGGTCGCTTTGGTCCATATATCAGGTGTGGTGTAGAAACGAGAAGTTTGAGCCCAGAAGATAATATCCTTACTCTAACATTTGAGCGCGCTTGTGAAATGTTAGCTACTCCAAAAGTGAAAGGTCGACGCACGACAGTATTAAAAATCATCGGTGATCACCCTACCTTGAAAGCCCCCATGCAATTATGTAACGGTAAATACGGACCGTATCTTAAATGCGGTAAAGTGAATGCCGCCATTCCCAAAGGCCAAGAT